The following proteins are encoded in a genomic region of Bacteroidia bacterium:
- a CDS encoding T9SS type A sorting domain-containing protein, giving the protein MKYIFTLLFFSLLSCISWGQSSLFFRNNTGNDFHVEVSITSNLNAPDSNWILLEDTVLAWKETDTEVLQCLRDSNHFNPGDSLILRVLFKSISDSTLVLFRIIGNDLGSNFSYRVICPGYDEGWLSDANFHEAALTYNQQAAHLKYKPDNDDSGFSRDIRVTIHDDQPLAIANSDFNNPNVLNIMCYNVQMITFGVSGLGDAALRCDLLPSHFNSNLDAIAFEEIFDDSPRNDHMIPSMEAQGFTYHTSILNDPGLIPFPINGGVMIFSKWPILDSDEIEYAECGPTSSDCLARKGVKYAKINKLGKNYHFFATHMDAGSDAEDMAARHSQVDEINQFILTKNIPSWEPVIFGGDLNTRPYGDDGVFQHFEDSIHFIYPPQRGFYESNFSLDTGRFIDHIWISSQHLLPISAVDKALTYTSIADEMWDLSQFSDHRAMYGRFEFPDVQFSNFTDSNLCPGDSFSAFISSSNNPFLNWTKDGVPLNLTGGNLTLINSTPSESGLYVCQLDYPYTNGPNSYFLDPFFYPGGETIYNSQSGIPIAQLTIDSAFCESGITDWIPNSIKIYPNPSEGDFYINAPENGITTWTIYSFDGKECLSGSINSTLPTLQTTKLENGIYLLELIQNGNSYFQKILIRKG; this is encoded by the coding sequence ATGAAATACATCTTTACACTTTTGTTTTTTAGCCTATTATCCTGCATTAGCTGGGGGCAATCTTCCTTATTTTTCCGAAACAACACAGGTAATGATTTCCATGTCGAAGTCAGTATTACTTCCAACTTAAATGCTCCTGACTCCAATTGGATTTTATTAGAAGATACCGTTCTAGCATGGAAGGAAACTGACACCGAAGTTTTGCAATGTCTGCGTGATTCCAACCATTTCAATCCGGGGGATAGCCTTATTCTTCGTGTACTTTTTAAATCCATTTCGGATTCAACACTTGTTTTATTTAGAATAATAGGTAATGATTTAGGAAGTAATTTTTCATATAGGGTTATTTGTCCGGGTTATGATGAAGGATGGCTTAGTGATGCCAATTTCCATGAAGCCGCCCTTACCTATAACCAACAAGCTGCACACCTCAAATATAAACCGGACAACGATGATTCGGGGTTTTCAAGGGATATACGAGTTACCATTCATGATGACCAACCACTTGCAATTGCAAATTCAGACTTTAACAATCCCAATGTTCTGAACATCATGTGTTACAATGTGCAAATGATCACTTTTGGAGTTTCAGGATTAGGAGATGCTGCTTTGCGCTGCGATCTACTACCATCCCATTTTAATTCCAATTTGGATGCTATTGCCTTTGAAGAAATATTCGACGATAGTCCAAGAAACGACCACATGATTCCATCTATGGAAGCCCAGGGATTTACCTACCATACCTCCATCCTAAATGACCCGGGTTTAATACCTTTTCCTATCAATGGCGGAGTGATGATTTTTAGCAAATGGCCAATTTTGGATAGCGATGAAATTGAATATGCAGAATGCGGACCAACTTCATCCGATTGCCTGGCGAGAAAAGGAGTTAAGTATGCTAAAATCAATAAACTAGGGAAAAACTATCACTTTTTTGCCACCCACATGGATGCCGGAAGTGATGCGGAAGACATGGCAGCGCGCCATTCTCAAGTAGATGAAATTAATCAGTTCATTTTAACGAAAAATATTCCATCCTGGGAACCGGTAATTTTTGGAGGAGATCTGAATACCAGGCCTTATGGTGACGATGGAGTATTTCAACATTTCGAAGATTCAATTCACTTCATTTATCCTCCTCAACGAGGCTTTTATGAATCTAATTTCAGTTTGGATACAGGTCGATTTATCGACCATATTTGGATTAGCAGCCAACACTTACTTCCTATTTCTGCAGTAGACAAAGCCTTAACCTATACAAGTATTGCAGATGAAATGTGGGATTTATCCCAGTTTAGCGACCACCGTGCCATGTATGGTCGATTTGAATTCCCCGATGTTCAATTTTCCAACTTTACAGATTCCAATTTATGTCCCGGCGATAGCTTTTCAGCATTTATTAGTTCAAGCAATAATCCATTCTTGAATTGGACAAAAGATGGAGTACCGTTAAATTTGACTGGTGGTAATTTAACCCTAATAAACAGCACACCTTCTGAATCGGGTTTATATGTTTGTCAGTTGGACTACCCTTATACCAATGGTCCAAACTCTTATTTCCTTGATCCTTTCTTTTATCCGGGAGGTGAAACGATTTATAACTCCCAATCCGGCATTCCAATTGCCCAACTAACGATTGATTCAGCATTTTGTGAATCCGGCATAACCGATTGGATTCCAAATTCGATAAAAATCTATCCTAATCCTTCCGAAGGCGATTTTTACATCAATGCCCCTGAAAACGGAATAACAACCTGGACTATTTATTCCTTTGATGGTAAAGAATGCCTGAGTGGAAGCATTAATTCAACTTTACCAACCCTTCAAACTACGAAATTGGAAAATGGAATTTACCTGTTAGAACTGATACAAAATGGCAACAGCTATTTTCAAAAAATACTGATAAGAAAAGGTTGA
- a CDS encoding phosphatidylserine decarboxylase family protein — protein sequence MTIHKEGYPSIFIATVFVAILITAVTYWAPEVKWLNYLALAVSIFVMVVVLQFFRHPNKEIIIDENSLLAPADGKVVVIEETVEDEYLKDKRIQVSIFMSPINVHVNRYPLSGVIKYLKYHPGKYLVAWHPKSSTENERTTIVVENAKGEKFLFRQIAGALARRIVWYGKEGQSVRQGSELGFIKFGSRVDIYLPLSAKVTVNLEEKVVGGKTVIAKLG from the coding sequence ATGACAATACATAAAGAAGGATATCCCAGCATTTTTATTGCTACTGTTTTTGTTGCCATACTTATTACTGCTGTAACCTATTGGGCTCCAGAGGTAAAATGGTTAAATTACCTGGCATTGGCCGTAAGCATTTTTGTTATGGTAGTTGTTTTGCAGTTTTTCAGACATCCCAATAAAGAAATTATTATTGATGAAAATAGCTTATTGGCTCCTGCAGATGGAAAAGTGGTTGTTATTGAAGAAACGGTTGAAGATGAATACCTAAAAGATAAACGAATTCAAGTATCGATTTTTATGTCCCCAATTAATGTGCATGTGAATCGGTATCCGCTTTCCGGAGTGATTAAATATTTAAAATATCATCCCGGTAAATACCTGGTAGCCTGGCATCCAAAGTCTTCTACGGAAAATGAGCGTACCACCATTGTAGTGGAGAATGCGAAAGGGGAAAAATTTTTATTCAGACAAATCGCGGGTGCGTTAGCTCGCCGAATTGTTTGGTATGGTAAGGAAGGTCAGTCAGTTCGTCAAGGCTCTGAATTAGGATTCATTAAGTTTGGATCCCGGGTTGATATTTACCTTCCGCTTAGTGCCAAAGTTACTGTAAATCTGG
- a CDS encoding efflux RND transporter periplasmic adaptor subunit produces the protein MNRKFIYALVALAMAVLAYFFISNLWKDSSEEKLTAKVIKGDFEVTVFTTGELQAKNSLDIDGPTGMRNAQIWQVKIADLVSEGTRVKKGEYIGRLDQTEIMNRIKDESSEIAKNESRFIQTKLDTTLDLRNARDEIINLGFAVKEKENIVSQSTYEAPSIIQQAKMDLDKSKRQLNQAETNYKIKEKQAKAKMQEVTAVLERSQNKVKVLQDLLNDFTIVAPEDGMVIYQREWNGKKRIVGSTIGAWDPTVATLPDLSIMQSRTYVNEVDIRKIKKGQKVNISLDAYPEKKLTGLVDAVANVGEQNPRSDAKVFEVNILINEKDTSLRPAMTTGNYILADKLKNVLYIPLEALHVQGDSLNFVYKKSGTSVVKTPIKTGVTNENFVVVLSGLNEGEEVFLVKPENAEKLKLEEKK, from the coding sequence ATGAATCGGAAGTTTATTTATGCATTAGTCGCTTTGGCAATGGCTGTTCTTGCCTATTTTTTCATTTCCAACCTATGGAAAGACTCCAGTGAGGAAAAATTAACTGCCAAAGTTATTAAAGGAGATTTTGAAGTAACCGTATTCACTACAGGGGAATTACAGGCCAAGAACAGTTTGGATATAGATGGTCCGACCGGCATGAGAAACGCTCAAATTTGGCAAGTAAAAATTGCCGATTTGGTTTCGGAAGGAACCAGAGTAAAAAAAGGTGAATACATAGGCCGATTAGACCAAACTGAAATAATGAATCGAATTAAAGATGAAAGTTCCGAAATAGCTAAAAATGAAAGTAGATTTATTCAAACCAAATTAGATACAACCTTGGATTTGCGCAATGCAAGGGATGAAATTATTAATCTTGGTTTCGCTGTGAAAGAAAAAGAAAACATTGTTTCACAAAGCACTTACGAAGCCCCTTCCATCATTCAACAAGCAAAAATGGATTTGGATAAATCCAAACGCCAGTTAAATCAGGCAGAAACCAATTATAAAATCAAAGAAAAACAAGCTAAAGCCAAAATGCAGGAAGTTACTGCAGTTTTAGAAAGATCTCAAAATAAAGTTAAGGTTTTGCAAGACCTTCTGAATGACTTTACCATTGTAGCCCCTGAAGACGGTATGGTAATTTACCAACGGGAATGGAACGGCAAAAAGAGAATCGTTGGATCAACTATTGGCGCCTGGGATCCAACCGTGGCAACCCTCCCCGACCTCTCAATTATGCAAAGCAGAACCTATGTTAACGAAGTAGATATTCGAAAAATTAAGAAAGGACAAAAAGTAAACATTTCCCTGGACGCCTACCCCGAAAAAAAATTAACCGGATTGGTAGATGCGGTTGCCAATGTTGGAGAACAAAATCCTAGAAGCGATGCCAAAGTTTTTGAAGTAAACATCCTGATCAATGAAAAGGACACTTCACTCAGACCGGCAATGACAACAGGAAATTACATCTTGGCAGATAAACTTAAAAATGTTCTTTACATCCCTCTTGAAGCCTTACACGTGCAAGGTGACAGCTTAAATTTTGTTTATAAAAAATCAGGAACATCCGTAGTTAAAACACCTATCAAAACCGGGGTTACAAATGAAAATTTTGTAGTAGTACTTTCAGGATTAAATGAAGGGGAAGAAGTTTTTTTGGTAAAACCTGAAAACGCAGAAAAATTAAAGTTGGAAGAAAAAAAATAA